The following are from one region of the Sorghum bicolor cultivar BTx623 chromosome 2, Sorghum_bicolor_NCBIv3, whole genome shotgun sequence genome:
- the LOC8077441 gene encoding LOW QUALITY PROTEIN: probable trehalose-phosphate phosphatase 10 (The sequence of the model RefSeq protein was modified relative to this genomic sequence to represent the inferred CDS: inserted 2 bases in 1 codon), producing MGSYANGSTRADDDPPSVEKLKEPAIPLKTMPLHANAWLNDMKISSPTAIRVNIGNNVAFDPIYRAWTKKYPSALNAFEKIVAYGKGKKIALFLDYDGTLSPIVDEPDHAVMSDQMREVVRSAALHLPTAIISGRSCDKVFDFVKLTEXIIGPVGKTGSITDHRSNTNSSKKQNKEMKIFQAASEFLPMIDEVFRLLVDKVRGIDGAKVENNKFCVSVHYRNVNEKDWPLVARCTDDVLKAYPRLRLCHGRKVLEVRPVIDWNKGKAVEFLLDSLGLADSDKVLPIYIGDDRTDEDAFKVLREDKRGFGILVSSVPKESHALYSLVDPPEVMDFLKRLVKWKEEEEET from the exons ATGGGTTCCTATGCTAATGGCAGCACCCGTGCAGATGATGATCCTCCATCAGTGGAGAAGCTGAAAGAACCGGCTATTCCTCTTAAAACAATGCCACTGCATGCAAATGCCTGGTTGAATGACATGAAGATATCCTCGCCTACTGCTATCCGAGTGAACATTGGTAACAATGTTGCTTTTGATCCCATCTACCGAGCTTGGACT AAGAAGTATCCTTCAGCTCTGAACGCATTTGAAAAAATTGTTGCCTACGGCAAAGGCAAGAAGATAGCGCTGTTCTTGGATTATGATGGAACCCTCTCGCCAATTGTTGATGAACCTGACCATGCTGTCATGTCTGATCAG ATGCGGGAGGTGGTGAGGAGTGCTGCACTGCATCTTCCCACTGCGATTATCAGTGGAAGGTCTTGTGATAAG GTGTTTGATTTTGTTAAACTCACCGA CATCATTGGTCCAGTGGGAAAAACTGGTTCTATCACTGACCATAGAAGCAACACTAACTCCAGTAAGAAGCAG AACAAGGAGATGAAGATCTTTCAGGCTGCTAGCGAATTCTTACCAATGATTGACGAG GTCTTTAGATTGCTCGTTGACAAGGTCAGGGGAATTGATGGTGCGAAAGTTGAAAACAACAAATTCTGCGTGTCGGTGCACTACCGCAATGTCAATGAGAAg gaCTGGCCACTCGTTGCACGGTGCACAGACGACGTCCTGAAAGCCTACCCTCGCCTCCGACTGTGCCATGGACGAAAG GTTTTAGAAGTTCGTCCAGTGATAGACTGGAACAAggggaaggctgtggagttcttgCTGGACTCCCTAGGGCTAGCTGACTCTGACAAGGTGCTCCCTATCTACATCGGAGATGACCGAACAGATGAGGACGCGTTCAAG GTTTTACGGGAAGATAAACGGGGCTTTGGAATCTTGGTGTCATCTGTACCAAAGGAATCTCATGCCTTGTACTCCCTGGTGGATCCACCTGAG GTGATGGACTTCCTGAAGAGACTAGTGAAatggaaggaggaagaagaagaaacatAA
- the LOC8077442 gene encoding beta-ureidopropionase: MATSNGKAAQGEEGKTPPPAGSIGGYESLHRLLEANLSPELFQEASRLLLGLNCAQPLEAISLPDATTTLAETHNFDVQAFRFSADKEFLRQPRVVRVGLVQNSIAVPTTCHFADQKKAIMDKIKPVIDAAGASGVNILCLQEAWTMPFAFCTREKRWCEFAEPVDGESTQFLQELAQKYNMVIVSPILERDVNHGETIWNTAVIIGNNGNIIGIHRKNHIPRVGDFNESTYYMEGNTGHPVFETAYGKIGVNICYGRHHPLNWLAFGLNGAEIVFNPSATVGELSEPMWPIEARNAAIANSYFVGSINRVGTEVFPNPFTSGDGKPQHADFGHFYGSSHFSAPDASCTPSLSRYRDGLIISDMDLNLCRQIKDKWAFRMTARYEMYASLLSEYLKPDFKPQVIVDPLINKKA; this comes from the exons ATGGCGACCAGCAACGGCAAGGCGGCGCAGGGGGAGGAGGGGAAGACGCCACCGCCGGCGGGGTCGATCGGCGGGTACGAGTCCCTGCACAGGCTCCTGGAGGCCAACCTCTCCCCGGAGCTATTCCAG GAAGCAAGCCGGTTGCTGTTGGGACTGAATTGTGCACAGCCGCTTGAGGCTATCTCACTGCCTGACGCCACAACCACTCTTGCAGAAACACACAATTTTGATGTGCAG GCATTCCGTTTTAGTGCAGACAAAGAGTTTCTAAGGCAACCACGAGTTGTTCGAGTTGGTCTAGTTCAGAACTCAATCGCCGTTCCCACTACTTGTCACTTTGCTGACCAAAAGAAGGCAATCATGGACAAAATAAAACCTGTAATTGATGCAGCTGGTGCTTCTGGTGTCAATATTTTGTGCCTACAA GAAGCCTGGACTATGCCTTTTGCTTTCTGCACACGCGAGAAAAGATGGTGTGAATTTGCTGAACCAGTTGATGGAGAATCTACTCAATTCCTTCAGGAACTTGCACAGAAATATAACATGGTAATAGTGAGCCCAATCCTTGAAAGGGATGTAAACCATGGGGAGACTATTTGGAATACTGCTGTCATTATTGGAAACAATGGCAACATAATTGGGATTCATCGAAAG AATCACATTCCAAGAGTTGGTGATTTCAATGAGAGCACATACTACATGGAGGGTAACACTGGGCATCCAGTGTTTGAAACAGCTTATGGCAAAATAGGAGTGAACATTTGCTATGGAAGACATCATCCCCTTAATTGGCTTGCATTTGGCCTCAATGGAGctgaaatagtgttcaacccATCTGCGACTGTTGGTGAACTCAGTGAACCAATGTGGCCCATTGAG GCAAGGAACGCCGCAATTGCAAACAGCTACTTTGTTGGATCAATTAACCGGGTTGGCACAGAAGTGTTCCCAAATCCATTCACATCTGGTGATGGGAAACCTCAACATGCAGACTTCGGCCATTTCTATGGATCTAGCCATTTCTCAGCACCTGATGCCTCTTGCACCCCGTCACTATCACGCTATCGAGATGGCTTGATCATCTCCGATATGGACCTCAACCTATGCCGCCAGATCAAAGACAAGTGGGCCTTCCGCATGACTGCTCGTTATGAGATGTATGCTTCCTTGCTCTCAGAGTACTTGAAACCAGATTTCAAACCTCAAGTCATTGTTGATCCCTTGATTAATAAGAAGGCATAA